One window of Thermocoleostomius sinensis A174 genomic DNA carries:
- a CDS encoding ABC transporter ATP-binding protein — protein MVKPTFFYAANESPYPTQSATATVEFLVVENLVKAFKRPDGGHSVVLDGIDLTIGPDEYISVIGHSGCGKSTLLKIIGGLEKATSGSVRLEGREIYKPGSERMMVFQQYALLPWLTVRENIRLAVDEVLNHASAAEKKQIVNEHIAMVNLTAAADKYPDELSGGMKQRVGIARALATRPKLLLMDEPFGALDALTRGKLQRQVLDIWESHRQAVMMITHDVDEALYMSDRIILMTNGPSATIGEILEVPFPHPRNIQELRELPEYYELRNHALNFLDRHFAQED, from the coding sequence ATGGTTAAACCAACGTTTTTCTATGCGGCTAACGAAAGCCCCTATCCTACTCAATCGGCGACGGCGACGGTTGAATTTTTGGTAGTTGAAAATCTTGTCAAAGCGTTTAAGCGACCAGATGGTGGGCACTCAGTTGTTTTGGATGGTATTGATTTGACGATCGGTCCGGATGAATATATTTCAGTGATTGGGCATTCAGGTTGCGGGAAGTCAACCTTACTGAAAATTATTGGCGGCCTAGAAAAGGCAACCTCTGGCTCTGTGCGTCTAGAGGGACGCGAAATTTATAAACCAGGATCTGAGCGCATGATGGTATTTCAGCAGTATGCCCTGCTACCCTGGTTAACAGTACGGGAAAACATTCGCCTGGCAGTGGACGAAGTTTTAAATCATGCTTCTGCTGCTGAAAAAAAACAGATTGTCAATGAGCACATTGCTATGGTAAATCTCACGGCGGCTGCCGATAAATATCCTGATGAACTATCGGGTGGTATGAAGCAGCGGGTGGGCATTGCCAGGGCATTAGCTACTCGTCCGAAACTCCTGTTGATGGATGAACCGTTCGGAGCATTGGATGCGCTAACGCGAGGAAAATTGCAACGACAAGTGCTAGATATTTGGGAAAGTCATCGTCAAGCCGTGATGATGATTACGCATGATGTGGATGAGGCGCTGTACATGTCCGATCGCATTATTCTCATGACCAATGGACCGTCTGCAACCATTGGGGAAATTTTGGAAGTTCCGTTTCCTCACCCTCGTAATATTCAAGAACTGCGTGAGTTGCCCGAATACTATGAACTGCGCAACCATGCCTTGAATTTTCTCGATCGTCACTTTGCTCAAGAAGACTAA
- a CDS encoding CmpA/NrtA family ABC transporter substrate-binding protein: MSFINRRSLLYGLGGFTAASALAACGVTGGRQTQNSLVSQAALAIEPVIDPSTLEKPNLTVGFVPVNDCAPFAIAYEKGFFRKYGLNVRLSREASWATSRDGVIFGRLDASPVVSGAVTNARIGAEGARHAPMSAAMTIHRHGNAMTMNRAMWEAGVRPLYEYNGDIEQFGQDFRRYFEGLPPERRVWAVVLSSAIYEYFVRYLAAAVGVDPIEAFRIIIFPPPQMVSNMRIGNMQAYMVAEPWNTRAITGNEGIGFTFAQGKEIWRGHPDRVLAVMEDFIDQNPKTYRSLVKALIEACQYCSDPANREEVAKIITARSFTGAKPRTCQTPTPITPDNIGSLPDCVTKFTGPALIGNYNYGGFDDKPRVRQSNDTTIFFNMPSDIATIPGDHSTFLWQSQSLWLMTQATRWGQISEFPKDAEEKARRAWRTDLYREIATEMGIACPADDYKVEPAEAFIDRNAFDPSDPVRYLNSFNIRANAPTRLFMSS, from the coding sequence ATGAGTTTCATCAATCGACGATCGCTCCTCTATGGGTTAGGTGGATTTACAGCGGCCTCTGCGCTGGCAGCGTGCGGCGTCACGGGTGGACGGCAAACCCAGAATTCACTCGTGTCACAAGCTGCTTTGGCGATCGAACCCGTTATAGATCCCAGCACTTTGGAAAAACCGAATTTGACTGTCGGCTTCGTTCCTGTGAATGATTGTGCTCCGTTTGCCATTGCCTACGAGAAAGGCTTTTTTCGCAAGTATGGCTTGAATGTCAGGCTGAGCCGTGAGGCTAGTTGGGCTACGTCCCGCGATGGTGTGATTTTTGGTCGCCTCGATGCCTCTCCTGTGGTATCTGGAGCCGTGACCAACGCCCGAATTGGAGCCGAGGGGGCACGCCATGCGCCAATGTCTGCTGCCATGACCATTCACCGCCATGGCAACGCCATGACCATGAACCGGGCTATGTGGGAAGCGGGAGTCCGCCCGCTGTACGAATACAATGGCGACATTGAGCAGTTTGGGCAAGATTTTCGCCGCTACTTTGAAGGACTGCCGCCAGAGCGCCGGGTATGGGCAGTGGTGCTTAGTTCCGCCATCTACGAGTATTTTGTGCGTTATCTAGCGGCAGCCGTAGGGGTTGATCCGATCGAAGCCTTTCGCATCATCATCTTTCCGCCACCGCAAATGGTCAGCAATATGCGCATCGGCAATATGCAAGCGTATATGGTGGCGGAACCTTGGAACACACGCGCCATCACGGGCAACGAAGGGATCGGCTTTACCTTTGCTCAAGGCAAGGAGATTTGGCGCGGACACCCCGATCGCGTTTTGGCGGTGATGGAAGATTTTATTGACCAAAATCCTAAAACCTATCGATCGCTAGTCAAAGCTCTGATCGAAGCTTGTCAATATTGCAGCGACCCGGCCAACCGCGAAGAGGTGGCCAAAATCATCACAGCACGATCGTTCACCGGAGCCAAACCCAGAACCTGCCAAACACCCACCCCAATTACCCCTGACAACATTGGCTCATTGCCCGACTGCGTTACCAAATTCACTGGCCCGGCCCTAATTGGCAACTATAACTATGGTGGCTTTGACGACAAGCCACGGGTACGTCAATCCAACGATACTACGATATTTTTCAACATGCCCTCGGACATTGCTACCATACCGGGCGATCATTCCACTTTCCTTTGGCAGTCGCAATCGCTATGGCTGATGACGCAGGCGACTCGCTGGGGGCAAATTTCAGAGTTTCCTAAAGACGCTGAGGAAAAAGCACGCCGCGCTTGGCGCACTGATCTCTATCGCGAAATTGCTACAGAAATGGGAATTGCCTGTCCAGCCGACGACTACAAAGTAGAACCTGCGGAAGCTTTCATCGATCGCAATGCCTTTGACCCCAGCGATCCAGTGCGTTACCTCAATAGCTTCAACATTCGAGCCAACGCCCCTACGCGCCTATTCATGTCATCTTAA
- the ntrB gene encoding nitrate ABC transporter permease → MLLQFNIQAIVLMTHAVWRRSLKPALVRDAVLFPLLGVAGVLLIWWIATWFSNLLPTPWEALTANLDFILHPFYRRGPGDLGIGWLLLASLRRVFLGFLLGSLVAIPIGLLIGMSRKAMLAINPIIQIFRPVSPVAWLPVALAIFNLANPSAIFVIFITSLWPTIINTALGVSSVSKDYLDVARVLEMPRWRQITKIILPASLPYIFTGLRISLGIAWLVIVAVEMLTGGIGIGFFVWDEWSRLNLNSVFLAILVIGGTGLVLDFLIGKLQELVTHRSAKVRQA, encoded by the coding sequence ATGCTGCTGCAATTCAATATTCAGGCGATCGTCCTGATGACACATGCTGTTTGGCGTCGATCGCTCAAACCGGCTTTAGTTAGAGATGCGGTGCTGTTTCCGCTACTGGGAGTGGCTGGTGTACTTCTCATCTGGTGGATTGCCACATGGTTTTCAAACTTGCTGCCGACTCCGTGGGAAGCGCTGACGGCAAATTTAGATTTTATTTTGCACCCCTTTTACCGCCGTGGGCCGGGGGATTTAGGGATTGGTTGGTTGCTGCTGGCAAGTTTGCGGCGGGTGTTTTTGGGGTTTCTGTTGGGGTCACTGGTGGCTATTCCGATCGGGCTACTCATTGGTATGTCTAGGAAAGCGATGCTCGCCATTAACCCAATTATTCAAATTTTTAGACCTGTATCGCCTGTGGCTTGGTTGCCAGTCGCGTTGGCAATTTTTAACTTGGCAAACCCGTCTGCGATTTTCGTCATTTTCATTACGTCGCTGTGGCCCACAATTATCAATACCGCATTGGGGGTCTCCAGTGTTTCTAAAGACTACTTAGACGTAGCGCGAGTGTTGGAAATGCCCCGGTGGCGACAAATCACCAAGATTATCTTGCCAGCCAGTCTGCCCTATATCTTCACCGGACTGCGTATCAGTTTGGGGATTGCCTGGCTGGTGATTGTAGCGGTGGAAATGTTGACGGGGGGAATTGGTATTGGATTTTTCGTCTGGGACGAGTGGAGTCGCTTGAACTTGAATTCTGTCTTCCTAGCCATTTTGGTGATTGGGGGCACGGGGTTGGTTCTGGATTTTCTCATCGGCAAGCTGCAAGAACTGGTGACGCATCGATCGGCCAAGGTCAGACAAGCTTGA
- the dnaG gene encoding DNA primase — protein sequence MDIPRLHPDTIDLVKQRVDIVDLISEHIVLRKQGKDFVGLCPFHDDKSPSFSVSPSKQFYYCFSCGAGGNGIKFLMELNKRSFADVVLDLAKRYQVPVKTLEPQQRQELQRQISLREQLYEVLALTARFYEHALHQSQGEQALLYLRNDRHLTDATIQQFQLGYAPSGWQTLYGYLVEQKRYPVELVEQAGLIIPRQGERGYYDRFRHRLMIPIHDLQGRVIGFGGRALGDEQPKYLNSPETELFDKGKTLFALDKARTTIAKQDQAIVVEGYFDVIALHTAGITNAVASLGTALSLAQVRQLLRYTESKQVVLNFDADAAGTKAAERAIGEVADLAYKGEVQLRVLNIPDGKDPDEFLKIHTPDEYQALIEQAPLWLDWQIQQTLFKADLSQADQFQQATQEIVQLLGQLPNATLRTHYIHTCAELLSQGNARLTVQLESDLRTQVRGQRWHGRSQKWQRPGDRSLLEESEAQLLRLYLHLPETRLLIRESLEERDLDFSLSHHRFLWQQILYLEESRIGNQRLEVALNSQSPTPSPQPLDLISQLQDHCAEFPDKAAFVYELFQLDEKTRRDIVRAPLVIRASIASIERVMCEKRRRHFLDLWKQTDCRENAELSLYYQQQIYAENQRIAELDQQQRQTTLEDIAQLPWAGEYYATLRSSNE from the coding sequence ATGGACATTCCTCGCCTTCATCCAGACACGATCGATCTCGTCAAACAGCGCGTCGATATTGTGGATTTAATTTCAGAACACATCGTGTTGCGTAAACAGGGCAAAGACTTTGTAGGGCTGTGTCCATTTCATGATGACAAATCCCCTAGCTTTAGCGTCAGCCCCAGCAAACAGTTTTACTACTGCTTTAGCTGTGGGGCAGGGGGGAATGGTATTAAATTCTTAATGGAACTGAACAAACGATCGTTTGCCGATGTTGTCCTCGATCTGGCTAAACGCTATCAAGTGCCAGTCAAGACCCTGGAACCGCAACAGCGACAAGAATTGCAGCGGCAAATTTCGCTACGCGAACAGCTTTACGAAGTGCTGGCACTGACGGCTCGCTTCTATGAACATGCGCTGCACCAATCGCAAGGGGAACAAGCCCTACTGTATTTGCGCAACGATCGCCATTTGACTGACGCAACCATCCAACAGTTCCAACTAGGCTATGCTCCGAGTGGCTGGCAAACGCTGTATGGCTATTTGGTAGAACAAAAGCGCTACCCCGTCGAATTAGTAGAGCAAGCCGGGCTGATTATTCCGCGTCAGGGGGAACGGGGCTACTACGATCGGTTTCGCCATCGCTTGATGATTCCAATTCACGATTTGCAGGGGCGGGTAATTGGGTTTGGTGGTCGTGCCCTAGGAGATGAACAGCCCAAGTATCTCAACTCGCCCGAAACTGAATTGTTTGATAAGGGCAAAACCCTGTTTGCCCTTGATAAGGCCCGAACGACGATCGCTAAGCAAGATCAGGCAATCGTGGTAGAGGGATATTTCGATGTCATTGCACTGCATACAGCTGGAATTACTAATGCAGTGGCCTCGTTGGGAACCGCTCTCAGTTTGGCGCAGGTTCGGCAACTGTTGCGCTACACCGAATCGAAACAGGTGGTGCTGAACTTTGATGCTGATGCAGCCGGTACAAAAGCGGCGGAACGGGCGATTGGTGAAGTAGCCGATCTTGCTTATAAAGGTGAAGTGCAACTACGCGTACTGAATATTCCGGATGGTAAAGACCCCGACGAGTTCCTCAAAATCCACACGCCCGACGAATATCAAGCTCTGATTGAGCAAGCACCCCTATGGCTAGATTGGCAAATTCAACAGACCTTGTTTAAGGCAGACCTCAGCCAAGCCGATCAGTTTCAACAGGCAACGCAGGAGATTGTGCAACTATTAGGACAATTACCGAACGCCACTCTGCGTACCCACTATATTCACACCTGTGCCGAATTGCTAAGTCAGGGCAATGCTCGGTTAACTGTGCAGCTTGAATCTGACTTGCGCACTCAGGTACGCGGACAGCGATGGCATGGCCGATCGCAAAAATGGCAGCGACCTGGCGATCGATCGCTGTTAGAGGAATCAGAAGCGCAACTGCTGCGGCTCTATTTACACCTGCCTGAGACGCGATTGTTAATTCGCGAATCCCTAGAGGAGCGTGATCTAGACTTTAGCTTAAGCCACCACCGCTTTTTGTGGCAGCAGATCTTGTACCTTGAGGAGTCAAGGATTGGCAATCAGAGACTAGAAGTGGCTCTAAATTCCCAATCCCCAACCCCTAGCCCCCAACCCCTCGATTTAATTTCTCAACTGCAAGATCACTGTGCCGAGTTTCCCGATAAGGCTGCATTCGTCTATGAATTATTTCAACTCGATGAAAAAACTAGACGCGACATTGTGCGGGCCCCATTGGTGATTCGAGCCTCGATCGCCAGTATCGAACGGGTCATGTGCGAAAAACGGCGGCGACATTTTCTCGACCTTTGGAAACAGACCGATTGCCGTGAAAACGCGGAACTGTCTCTGTACTATCAACAACAAATCTATGCTGAAAATCAACGGATTGCTGAACTAGATCAACAACAGCGCCAGACTACTTTAGAAGATATTGCCCAACTGCCGTGGGCCGGAGAGTATTATGCTACATTAAGATCTTCTAATGAATAG
- the tftA gene encoding hormogonium tapered terminus morphoprotein TftA gives MGRIFVSAGYSSNRDDDLSFDTHTGLEAQEVLSVRDVVLQQLRSHQYEGVAVPPEFTLPQMIDWVNRRAHPGDILLELRANANDVTQSGTTAFYIACNYERKTQAEQLLQAYLRRVPQLLNRGAKSDLQSPLGQLAVCRHINVPSLQLTIGSLLDANDRRLLQTQRQNVALGIAEGLAIWSRAVSASLSSTTPSGTTEPPQTTQVTILVNGATHDERGVLVNGNVYVPIDLVDQLDIDLPLDATIRRINHYGVVLVRAIDLRELNLSVSVYEQDHTPIVALRSSLPIAINQMEQIMGQGHTSEIQLMMFLKSQGTDGFSRFPELPKLYREEAAIEGVNYDIAFAQMCIETNFLGFGGTVKPEHNNFARLGDNHNGGEAIFASSRIGVRAHIQHLKAYASSAPLVQAIVDPRFGCVRRGIAPHLSQLSGRWSADLNYHHKILAMLRRLYESAGFL, from the coding sequence ATGGGACGAATTTTTGTGTCAGCCGGGTACAGCAGCAATCGGGATGATGATTTAAGCTTTGATACTCATACTGGATTGGAAGCGCAAGAAGTGCTTTCGGTGCGGGATGTCGTGCTGCAACAGTTGCGATCGCACCAGTATGAAGGGGTGGCGGTTCCGCCAGAGTTTACCCTGCCACAGATGATTGATTGGGTTAACCGTCGGGCCCATCCGGGGGATATCTTATTGGAGTTACGAGCCAATGCTAACGATGTTACTCAATCAGGTACAACGGCCTTTTATATTGCCTGTAACTATGAGCGCAAGACCCAAGCTGAACAATTGCTGCAAGCTTATTTGCGACGAGTTCCACAATTACTGAACCGAGGAGCAAAGTCCGATCTGCAATCGCCCCTCGGACAGCTTGCGGTTTGTCGTCATATCAACGTGCCATCCCTACAACTCACGATCGGGTCTCTTTTAGATGCAAACGATCGTCGTCTTCTGCAAACTCAGCGACAAAATGTAGCACTGGGCATTGCCGAAGGGCTAGCGATTTGGAGTCGCGCAGTTTCTGCATCCCTTTCAAGCACGACTCCTTCAGGCACAACCGAACCGCCTCAGACTACCCAAGTCACAATCTTGGTGAATGGCGCCACACATGACGAGCGAGGAGTATTAGTGAATGGAAATGTATACGTACCCATTGATTTAGTGGATCAACTAGATATTGATCTGCCGCTGGACGCAACCATTCGCCGCATTAATCATTATGGGGTTGTGCTGGTGCGGGCGATCGACTTACGGGAATTGAATTTATCCGTGTCTGTTTACGAGCAGGATCATACTCCAATCGTTGCGCTGCGATCGTCCTTACCAATTGCGATTAACCAGATGGAGCAAATCATGGGTCAGGGCCACACTTCTGAAATCCAACTAATGATGTTTTTGAAAAGCCAAGGAACCGACGGATTTAGTCGCTTTCCCGAACTGCCTAAGCTTTACCGCGAAGAAGCCGCGATCGAAGGGGTAAATTACGACATTGCCTTTGCGCAAATGTGCATTGAAACCAACTTCTTGGGGTTTGGGGGGACTGTAAAACCCGAGCACAATAACTTTGCCAGATTGGGCGACAACCACAATGGCGGTGAAGCCATTTTTGCCAGTTCTCGTATCGGCGTTCGGGCCCACATTCAACACCTCAAGGCCTACGCCAGTAGCGCCCCCCTCGTGCAGGCGATCGTCGATCCGCGTTTTGGCTGTGTCCGTCGAGGCATTGCCCCCCATCTCAGCCAACTAAGTGGGCGCTGGTCTGCGGATCTGAACTATCACCACAAAATCCTAGCGATGCTCAGACGGCTGTACGAGTCGGCAGGTTTTCTTTAA
- a CDS encoding YbaB/EbfC family nucleoid-associated protein produces MSKGQGQGFGFGLGKMKELTEALKKAQQVQEGAKRLQEELEMMEIEGESGGGSVKVVLSGNQEPRRVEISPDAMNEGAEMLSDLVTAAMKDAYIKSTATMREKMEELTGGLNLPGF; encoded by the coding sequence ATGTCAAAAGGACAAGGACAAGGCTTCGGATTTGGTTTGGGCAAAATGAAAGAGCTAACCGAAGCCCTCAAGAAAGCACAGCAGGTTCAAGAAGGAGCCAAGCGCCTCCAGGAAGAGCTGGAGATGATGGAAATTGAAGGCGAGTCGGGTGGCGGTTCAGTCAAGGTGGTGTTAAGCGGTAATCAAGAGCCGCGTCGGGTGGAAATTTCTCCTGATGCGATGAACGAGGGTGCAGAAATGCTTTCAGATTTAGTCACGGCTGCAATGAAGGATGCTTACATCAAATCGACTGCAACCATGCGCGAAAAGATGGAAGAGCTAACTGGTGGCTTGAACTTACCAGGGTTTTAA
- the murB gene encoding UDP-N-acetylmuramate dehydrogenase — translation MTLSQDPPGIQPSPIRGSSQSSVTHSDPLRFPPLGSAPQPIRLPGSRCLIRPHVSLAAMTSFRVGGPAELYVSPQTLEDLHASLAWAEARQLPITLLGAGSNLLISDRGLPGLVICTRHLRHMHFDADTGQVTVGAGEPLPRLSWQAAERGWSGLEWAVGIPGTIGGAVVMNAGAHTSCIADILVNAHVLTLAGDAQVLTPKTLQYSYRSSVLQTQAASSQPVRLVTQATLQLQPTGNSDAILATTTEHLNRRRTTQPYHLPSCGSVFRNPPPYTAGWLIEQTGLKGYQIGGAQVAQRHANFILNCGGASASDIFQLIHHVQEQVEQQWSLWLHPEVKMLGEFQAA, via the coding sequence ATGACGCTCTCTCAAGACCCCCCCGGTATCCAACCTTCTCCTATTCGTGGTAGTTCTCAATCTTCCGTGACTCACTCCGATCCTCTCCGATTCCCCCCGCTGGGAAGTGCACCACAGCCCATTCGCTTACCAGGTAGTCGCTGCTTGATTCGTCCCCACGTTTCCCTTGCTGCCATGACATCCTTTCGAGTGGGAGGGCCTGCCGAACTCTACGTTTCGCCCCAAACCCTTGAAGACTTGCACGCCAGCCTCGCGTGGGCCGAAGCGCGACAGCTACCCATTACCCTCCTAGGAGCAGGCAGCAATCTACTCATTAGCGATCGGGGCTTGCCAGGGCTGGTGATTTGCACTCGACATCTGCGTCACATGCACTTCGATGCTGATACCGGACAGGTAACGGTTGGAGCCGGAGAACCCTTACCCCGGTTGTCCTGGCAAGCCGCAGAACGTGGTTGGAGTGGATTAGAGTGGGCAGTTGGTATTCCAGGAACGATCGGCGGGGCAGTGGTTATGAACGCGGGAGCCCATACAAGCTGCATCGCGGATATCTTAGTTAACGCTCATGTCTTGACGCTGGCAGGCGACGCCCAAGTACTCACGCCCAAAACCCTGCAATACAGCTATCGCAGTTCTGTTTTGCAAACCCAGGCAGCGTCTTCCCAGCCCGTGCGATTGGTGACACAGGCAACCTTACAGCTTCAACCCACTGGTAATTCAGACGCTATTTTAGCTACCACCACCGAGCACCTCAATCGTCGGCGTACCACTCAGCCTTATCATTTGCCAAGTTGTGGCAGTGTGTTTCGTAATCCTCCTCCCTATACGGCGGGCTGGTTAATTGAACAAACGGGACTTAAAGGCTATCAAATTGGCGGCGCACAGGTGGCACAACGCCACGCCAATTTCATCCTCAATTGTGGTGGTGCCTCCGCCAGCGATATTTTTCAACTAATTCACCATGTCCAAGAGCAAGTGGAACAACAGTGGTCGCTCTGGCTGCATCCAGAAGTGAAAATGTTGGGTGAGTTTCAAGCGGCATGA
- the murC gene encoding UDP-N-acetylmuramate--L-alanine ligase: MLNSVDFGGRPFHFIGIGGIGMSALAHVLNKRKLPVSGSDLSLSHITQRLQEQGVHIFWHQDAANLENCEAEALPQVICSTAINPANAEYQAALTLGCPIFHRSDLLAALMQEYQGIAVAGTHGKTTTSSMIGYLLLQAGLDPTIVVGGEVKAWEGNARVGQGSYFVAEADESDGSLVKFSPHLGVITNIELDHPDHYTTLEQVIETFQTFAQQCQVVVGCIDCENVRRSLQPTITYSLNPALKADYTVTSVSYQADCTVAEVWERGERLGTLTLALLGPHNLSNALAAIAVGRFVGLEFDAIASILITFEGARRRFEHRGEYHHILFIDDYAHHPSEIQATLRAARLSASVSETEQRRVVAVFQPHRYSRTQTFLAEFAQAFGDADLVIATDIYSAGEPIGSITGVQVATAIAAHHPHVVYQPTLQAVSAYLMETLLPGDLVLCLGAGNLNRIIPDLAAYYQQVEQSQRVDSPSDAQVSPVR, from the coding sequence ATGCTGAATTCTGTTGATTTCGGCGGGAGACCCTTTCATTTCATCGGCATTGGTGGAATTGGCATGTCGGCTCTCGCGCATGTATTAAATAAACGCAAGCTACCTGTATCTGGTTCAGATCTTAGTCTCAGTCATATTACACAGCGGCTACAAGAGCAAGGAGTTCACATTTTTTGGCATCAAGATGCCGCAAATTTAGAAAATTGCGAGGCTGAAGCGTTACCGCAGGTAATTTGCTCAACGGCCATCAACCCAGCCAATGCAGAATACCAAGCGGCACTGACGTTGGGTTGCCCGATATTTCATCGATCGGATCTGTTAGCGGCGCTGATGCAGGAATATCAGGGCATCGCTGTGGCCGGAACCCACGGTAAAACGACCACCAGCAGCATGATTGGCTATCTGTTGCTTCAGGCAGGTCTCGACCCAACGATCGTAGTGGGTGGAGAGGTGAAAGCCTGGGAGGGCAATGCTCGCGTCGGGCAAGGCTCCTACTTTGTGGCAGAAGCCGACGAGTCGGATGGTTCACTTGTCAAGTTTTCTCCCCACCTTGGAGTGATCACCAACATCGAACTAGATCATCCTGACCATTACACCACCCTAGAGCAGGTGATTGAGACGTTTCAAACCTTTGCACAGCAGTGCCAAGTCGTGGTCGGATGTATTGATTGTGAAAATGTTCGTCGGTCTTTGCAACCCACCATTACCTATAGCTTAAATCCTGCGCTGAAGGCAGATTATACAGTGACATCTGTCAGCTACCAGGCTGATTGTACCGTGGCAGAGGTGTGGGAACGAGGAGAACGGCTGGGCACCCTAACCCTAGCGTTGTTGGGGCCACATAATTTGAGTAACGCGTTGGCGGCAATCGCCGTGGGTCGATTTGTCGGTTTAGAGTTTGATGCGATCGCCTCTATTCTTATCACCTTTGAGGGAGCACGTCGCCGTTTCGAGCATCGCGGTGAATATCACCATATTTTATTTATCGATGACTATGCCCATCATCCCAGTGAAATTCAGGCAACGCTTCGAGCAGCCCGTTTGAGCGCTAGTGTGTCAGAAACTGAGCAGCGCCGAGTGGTGGCTGTATTTCAACCTCATCGCTATAGTCGGACTCAAACCTTCCTTGCAGAGTTTGCTCAAGCGTTTGGAGATGCAGATTTGGTCATTGCAACCGATATCTATAGCGCAGGTGAACCTATAGGATCTATCACAGGTGTACAGGTGGCGACGGCCATTGCGGCCCATCACCCTCATGTGGTCTATCAACCCACCCTACAAGCCGTTTCAGCTTACCTCATGGAAACGTTGCTGCCGGGTGACTTGGTCTTGTGTTTAGGAGCAGGCAATCTCAATCGAATCATTCCTGATTTGGCAGCCTACTATCAACAAGTAGAACAAAGTCAACGAGTCGATTCTCCCTCCGATGCCCAGGTCAGTCCGGTACGGTAG
- the nadD gene encoding nicotinate (nicotinamide) nucleotide adenylyltransferase — MAQNGNFCLARSPHSTLPLAILGGTFNPVHVGHLLMAETALQQFALEQILWVPSYCPVYKSAPDLLSFEHRTEMLRRAIASHPQFILSTIEQTQPHPVYAVDTFLALQSQYPDCSWSWILGLDAFRSLPRWYHYQELVPRCRWLVAPRWPQADQLEEIAEPNVGERSSQPHPFSLSATCQQVAKQLAQASINLTWHLLDMPRLDISSSLIRRYCRDRRSIRYLVPEPVRLYIHEHQLYQN; from the coding sequence ATGGCGCAGAATGGTAATTTCTGTCTGGCTCGATCGCCACACTCAACCTTACCCTTGGCGATATTAGGTGGGACGTTTAACCCCGTCCATGTTGGACATTTGCTAATGGCAGAAACCGCCTTACAGCAGTTTGCCCTAGAGCAAATTCTTTGGGTTCCGTCTTACTGTCCGGTTTACAAATCGGCTCCAGATTTATTGAGCTTTGAGCATCGGACGGAAATGCTGCGGCGGGCAATTGCGTCCCACCCACAATTTATACTTTCCACCATTGAACAAACTCAGCCTCACCCGGTCTACGCTGTTGATACTTTTCTAGCACTCCAGTCCCAGTATCCGGACTGTTCTTGGTCTTGGATATTAGGACTAGATGCCTTTCGTTCGCTACCGCGCTGGTATCACTATCAAGAATTAGTACCGCGCTGTCGGTGGCTAGTAGCACCACGTTGGCCACAAGCTGATCAATTAGAGGAGATTGCCGAACCAAATGTTGGAGAGCGCTCAAGTCAGCCTCACCCTTTCTCTCTATCTGCAACATGCCAGCAAGTAGCCAAGCAACTGGCGCAAGCATCGATCAATCTCACCTGGCATCTGTTGGATATGCCTCGCCTGGATATTTCCTCAAGCTTAATTCGTCGCTACTGTCGCGATCGTCGTTCCATTCGCTATCTGGTTCCCGAACCCGTCCGGCTCTACATTCACGAGCACCAGCTTTACCAAAATTAA